The DNA segment AACTATAACGTTTCAGGTGCCAACTATAACAAAAATGGTGTAAACCATAACAGATTTGGTGTGAACTATAAGCGATTATAAAGAAATCTAAAGGGGGATTAGTGTGGCGAAACGGTGGCGAAACGAGGGAAAGGAAATGCACTTAAATATCAAGTCACTGTTGCATTAAAGAAAATTGATTACCATGGTGTTTCAAAGAAATATCTAAGGGATCATGGAAAGAAGACAGGCATTCATTCTACGACACAAATGAAACATGCACTGTCTGATTGTCAAAACTTTGTGAAATGGCTTAAAGACAGAGATATAAGGGATCTCTATCAGCTCAAACGTGTTCATTATCGTGATTATATCTCCTACCTGAAAGAAAAAGGTTTATCTAATGGTCATCTTATCAATGTGGAGACGAATCTCCGGTTGCTAGCCAAGGGAATGGCTAAAGTTTCAGCAGAAAAAAGAATGAGAGAACGTGATTGGATCCCTAAACAAAGGTTAATTAGTACTGATTCAAGAGAGAAACCAAGGGATCGATCCTATACGTCTCAGAAAGTTCAATTGTTAAGAAACCATCTCTCCGATATTGCTCGGATTGCGATGGATTTACAGTTGGCGTTTGGATTGCGTTTACGAGAAGCCG comes from the Bacillus alveayuensis genome and includes:
- a CDS encoding site-specific recombinase XerD (product_source=COG4974; cath_funfam=1.10.150.130,1.10.443.10; cog=COG4974; pfam=PF12835; superfamily=56349), with product MAKRGKGNALKYQVTVALKKIDYHGVSKKYLRDHGKKTGIHSTTQMKHALSDCQNFVKWLKDRDIRDLYQLKRVHYRDYISYLKEKGLSNGHLINVETNLRLLAKGMAKVSAEKRMRERDWIPKQRLISTDSREKPRDRSYTSQKVQLLRNHLSDIARIAMDLQLAFGLRLREAAFTSVAHIEERNNMLFWVAVKDKESLNTAHGVTKAGRPRVAPCRPEYESRIRQLIQHKSKSDYMCPIKYNSLKSAYLRAAKKAGINDYTGSHGFRHTYARDSLMDLFKSKGIEYEGKWMIHQMLDNHSKGMRKDYGVSQNERELYKTVNECIDTVHAWLGHGRGRIDLCEVYMK